A single genomic interval of Homo sapiens chromosome 15, GRCh38.p14 Primary Assembly harbors:
- the LOXL1 gene encoding lysyl oxidase homolog 1 isoform X1 — protein MALARGSRQLGALVWGACLCVLVHGQQAQPGQGSDPARWRQLIQWENNGQVYSLLNSGSEYVPAGPQRSESSSRVLLAGAPQAQQRRSHGSPRRRQAPSLPLPGRVGSDTVRGQARHPFGFGQVPDNWREVAVGDSTGMARARTSVSQQRHGGSASSVSASAFASTYRQQPSYPQQFPYPQAPFVSQYENYDPASRTYDQGFVYYRPAGGGVGAGAAAVASAGVIYPYQPRARYEEYGGGEELPEYPPQGFYPAPERPYVPPPPPPPDGLDRRYSHSLYSEGTPGFEQAYPDPGPEAAQAHGGDPRLGWYPPYANPPPEAYGPPRALEPPYLPVRSSDTPPPGGERNGAQQGRLSVGSVYRPNQNGRVTPAQTPACPGRKVEGQEQDGQAPGSGTSWGTRDHKDGGSLQTSPGRLTPGLAGERARASLRSLFMLFSLPWTPFPAL, from the exons ATGGCTCTGGCCCGAGGCAGCCGGCAGCTGGGGGCCCTGGTGTGGGGCGCCTGCCTGTGCGTGCTGGTGCACGGGCAGCAGGCGCAGCCCGGGCAGGGCTCGGACCCCGCCCGCTGGCGGCAGCTGATCCAGTGGGAGAACAACGGGCAGGTGTACAGCTTGCTCAACTCGGGCTCAGAGTACGTGCCGGCCGGACCTCAGCGCTCCGAGAGTAGCTCCCGGGTGCTGCTGGCCGGCGCGCCCCAGGCCCAGCAGCGGCGCAGCCACGGGAGCCCCCGGCGTCGGCAGGCGCCGTCCCTGCCCCTGCCGGGGCGCGTGGGCTCGGACACCGTGCGCGGCCAGGCGCGGCACCCATTCGGCTTTGGCCAGGTGCCCGACAACTGGCGCGAGGTGGCCGTCGGGGACAGCACGGGCATGGCCCGGGCCCGCACCTCCGTCTCCCAGCAACGGCACGGGGGCTCCGCCTCCTCGGTCTCGGCTTCGGCCTTCGCCAGCACCTACCGCCAGCAGCCCTCCTACCCGCAGCAGTTCCCCTACCCGCAGGCGCCCTTCGTCAGCCAGTACGAGAACTACGACCCCGCGTCGCGGACCTACGACCAGGGTTTCGTGTACTACCGGCCCGCGGGCGGCGGCGTGGGCGCGGGGGCGGCGGCCGTGGCCTCGGCGGGGGTCATCTACCCCTACCAGCCCCGGGCGCGCTACGAGGAGTACGGCGGCGGCGAAGAGCTGCCCGAGTACCCGCCTCAGGGCTTCTACCCGGCCCCCGAGAGGCCCTAcgtgccgccgccgccgccgccccccgaCGGCCTGGACCGCCGCTACTCGCACAGTCTGTACAGCGAGGGCACCCCCGGCTTCGAGCAGGCCTACCCTGACCCCGGTCCCGAGGCGGCGCAGGCCCATGGCGGAGACCCACGCCTGGGCTGGTACCCGCCCTACGCCAACCCGCCGCCCGAGGCGTACGGGCCGCCGCGCGCGCTGGAGCCGCCCTACCTGCCGGTGCGCAGCTCCGACACGCCCCCGCCGGGTGGGGAGCGGAACGGCGCGCAGCAGGGCCGCCTCAGCGTGGGCAGCGTGTACCGGCCCAACCAGAACGGCCGCG TAACTCCTGCTCAGACTCCTGCATGCCCAGGGAGGAAGGTGGAGGGGCAGGAACAGGACGGACAGGCCCCGGGCTCTGGCACATCCTGGGGAACAAGGGACCACAAGGACGGGGGCAGTCTCCAGACTTCCCCTGGGCGCTTGACCCCAGGCCTTGCAGGGGAGAGAGCCAGGGCCTCCCTCAG GTCTTTGTTCATGCTGTTTTCCCTGCCGTGGACACCCTTTCCCGCTCTCTGA
- the LOXL1 gene encoding lysyl oxidase homolog 1 isoform X2, producing the protein MALARGSRQLGALVWGACLCVLVHGQQAQPGQGSDPARWRQLIQWENNGQVYSLLNSGSEYVPAGPQRSESSSRVLLAGAPQAQQRRSHGSPRRRQAPSLPLPGRVGSDTVRGQARHPFGFGQVPDNWREVAVGDSTGMARARTSVSQQRHGGSASSVSASAFASTYRQQPSYPQQFPYPQAPFVSQYENYDPASRTYDQGFVYYRPAGGGVGAGAAAVASAGVIYPYQPRARYEEYGGGEELPEYPPQGFYPAPERPYVPPPPPPPDGLDRRYSHSLYSEGTPGFEQAYPDPGPEAAQAHGGDPRLGWYPPYANPPPEAYGPPRALEPPYLPVRSSDTPPPGGERNGAQQGRLSVGSVYRPNQNGRVTPAQTPACPGRKVEGQEQDGQAPGSGTSWGTRDHKDGGSLQTSPGRLTPGLAGERARASLRSP; encoded by the exons ATGGCTCTGGCCCGAGGCAGCCGGCAGCTGGGGGCCCTGGTGTGGGGCGCCTGCCTGTGCGTGCTGGTGCACGGGCAGCAGGCGCAGCCCGGGCAGGGCTCGGACCCCGCCCGCTGGCGGCAGCTGATCCAGTGGGAGAACAACGGGCAGGTGTACAGCTTGCTCAACTCGGGCTCAGAGTACGTGCCGGCCGGACCTCAGCGCTCCGAGAGTAGCTCCCGGGTGCTGCTGGCCGGCGCGCCCCAGGCCCAGCAGCGGCGCAGCCACGGGAGCCCCCGGCGTCGGCAGGCGCCGTCCCTGCCCCTGCCGGGGCGCGTGGGCTCGGACACCGTGCGCGGCCAGGCGCGGCACCCATTCGGCTTTGGCCAGGTGCCCGACAACTGGCGCGAGGTGGCCGTCGGGGACAGCACGGGCATGGCCCGGGCCCGCACCTCCGTCTCCCAGCAACGGCACGGGGGCTCCGCCTCCTCGGTCTCGGCTTCGGCCTTCGCCAGCACCTACCGCCAGCAGCCCTCCTACCCGCAGCAGTTCCCCTACCCGCAGGCGCCCTTCGTCAGCCAGTACGAGAACTACGACCCCGCGTCGCGGACCTACGACCAGGGTTTCGTGTACTACCGGCCCGCGGGCGGCGGCGTGGGCGCGGGGGCGGCGGCCGTGGCCTCGGCGGGGGTCATCTACCCCTACCAGCCCCGGGCGCGCTACGAGGAGTACGGCGGCGGCGAAGAGCTGCCCGAGTACCCGCCTCAGGGCTTCTACCCGGCCCCCGAGAGGCCCTAcgtgccgccgccgccgccgccccccgaCGGCCTGGACCGCCGCTACTCGCACAGTCTGTACAGCGAGGGCACCCCCGGCTTCGAGCAGGCCTACCCTGACCCCGGTCCCGAGGCGGCGCAGGCCCATGGCGGAGACCCACGCCTGGGCTGGTACCCGCCCTACGCCAACCCGCCGCCCGAGGCGTACGGGCCGCCGCGCGCGCTGGAGCCGCCCTACCTGCCGGTGCGCAGCTCCGACACGCCCCCGCCGGGTGGGGAGCGGAACGGCGCGCAGCAGGGCCGCCTCAGCGTGGGCAGCGTGTACCGGCCCAACCAGAACGGCCGCG TAACTCCTGCTCAGACTCCTGCATGCCCAGGGAGGAAGGTGGAGGGGCAGGAACAGGACGGACAGGCCCCGGGCTCTGGCACATCCTGGGGAACAAGGGACCACAAGGACGGGGGCAGTCTCCAGACTTCCCCTGGGCGCTTGACCCCAGGCCTTGCAGGGGAGAGAGCCAGGGCCTCCCTCAG GTCTCCCTGA